In a single window of the Anabas testudineus chromosome 17, fAnaTes1.2, whole genome shotgun sequence genome:
- the abhd8a gene encoding protein ABHD8, with amino-acid sequence MLTSITEGILCCLTGKTASLVLPLESSEPSDGFEFVEVKPGRVLRVRHIIPERPPAVTEEQVAGQEKMDGDCDGYGSPDNSNNESTVHCKRKITVYRNGQLVIENLGDVLHSEILQCQDGDLEPCTTVEVELSDYKEMASSPDPNPVPPPVPPPPGEQKPAPPPRRRRRKPKRTVLIDSKRVISSCKGTHSDVALFFVHGVGGSLDIWNSQLDFFSRLGYEVIAPDLAGHGASTAPQIAAAYTFYALAEDLRAIFKRYSRKRNILIGHSYGVSFCTFLAHEYPDLVHKVVMINGGGPTALEPSLCSIFQLPSCVLHCLSPCLAWSFLKAGFARQGAKEKQLLKQGNAFNVSPFVLRAMMSGQYWPEGDEVYHAEITVPILLVHGMCDKFVPVDEDQRMAEILLFAFLKVIEEGSHMVMMECPDTVNTLLHEFFLWQPDMSRKDNSKTDTEKSVTTSDTLHTLKINMPVDK; translated from the exons ATGCTAACTAGCATCACTGAAGGGATCCTGTGCTGCCTGACTGGGAAGACTGCCAGTCTCGTCTTGCCTTTGGAGTCATCAGAACCCTCTGATGGTTTTGAGTTTGTGGAGGTGAAACCTGGTAGAGTCCTGCGAGTGCGACACATCATCCCAGAGCGTCCGCCGGCAGTAACAGAAGAGCAAGTCGCAGGCCAGGAGAAGATGGATGGTGACTGTGATGGTTATGGCTCTCCTGACAACTCTAATAATGAGAGCACCGTCCACTGTAAGAGGAAGATCACAGTCTACCGCAATGGCCAGCTGGTGATTGAGAATCTCGGCGATGTCTTGCATTCTGAGATCCTGCAGTGTCAGGATGGGGACCTGGAGCCCTGTACCACTGTAGAAGTAGAGCTGTCTGACTACAAAGAAATGGCCTCTTCTCCGGACCCCAACCCTGTTCCTCCTCCAGTTCCCCCGCCTCCTGGAGAACAAAAACCTGCTCCCCCTCCCCGCCGCCGTCGTCGCAAGCCCAAGCGTACAGTACTAATCGATTCAAAGAGGGTAATCTCAAGCTGCAAAGGCACACACTCAGACGTAGCACTTTTCTTCGTGCACGGTGTTGGAGGCTCTCTGGATATTTGGAACAGCCAACTGGACTTCTTCTCGCGGTTGGGCTATGAGGTCATCGCGCCGGACCTGGCAGGGCATGGAGCCAGCACTGCCCCACAGATAGCAGCTGCTTATACCTTTTATGCCCTGGCAGAGGACCTACGTGCCATCTTTAAGAGATATTCTCGTAAACGCAACATTCTCATTGGCCACTCTTATGG AGTGTCATTTTGCACCTTCTTAGCCCATGAATATCCTGATTTGGTCCACAAGGTGGTAATGATCAATGGAGGAGGTCCCACAGCTCTGGAGCCCAGTCTGTGCTCCATTTTCCAGCTGCCATCGTGTGTCCTTCACTGTTTGTCACCCTGCCTGGCCTGGAGCTTCCTGAA AGCTGGATTTGCCCGTCAGGGTGccaaagaaaagcagctgttGAAGCAGGGCAATGCCTTCAATGTGTCTCCATTTGTCCTGCGAGCCATGATGAGTGGGCAGTACTGGCCTGAAGGAGATGAGGTCTACCATGCCGAGATCACTGTGCCCATCCTTCTGGTTCATGGCATGTGTGACAAGTTTGTGCCTGTAGATGAGGACCAGCGCATGGCAGAG ATCCTCCTGTTTGCATTCCTTAAAGTCATTGAAGAGGGAAGTCACATGGTCATGATGGAGTGTCCTGACACCGTCAACACCCTCCTCCATGAGTTTTTTCTATGGCAGCCTGACATGTCCAGAAAAGACAACAgcaagacagacacagagaagtcAGTTACTACTAGTGACACTCTCCACACACTGAAAATCAACATGCCTGTGGACAAATAA
- the mrpl34 gene encoding 39S ribosomal protein L34, mitochondrial, whose protein sequence is MNIMLSSFSRLYGIINFNSIPARTLAVTGTSHLRLFSNWIVPRTAAGPQISRCGPLSSQAEGSGVFQQLPWQYQQVRTRKRGTEYQPKNIKRKRTHGWIKRLSSQGGIAVILRRMLKGRKSLSH, encoded by the exons ATGAATATCATGCTTTCGTCGTTTTCCAGACTGTATGGAATAATCAATTTCAACAG CATCCCTGCAAGAACACTAGCAGTAACTGGCACCTCTCACCTTCGGTTATTTAGTAACTGGATTGTGCCCAGAACAGCTGCAGGACCACAGATTTCCAGATGCGGGCCTCTTTCCTCACAAGCAGAGGGTTCAGGAGTGTTCCAGCAACTTCCATGGCAATACCAGCAGGTACGGACACGAAAAAGAGGCACAGAGTATCAGCCCAAGAATATCAAACGCAAGAGGACCCACGGCTGGATCAAGAGGCTCAGCTCACAAGGTGGCATTGCCGTCATTTTGCGGCGGATGTTGAAGGGACGGAAATCACTCTCACACTGA
- the LOC113171327 gene encoding DET1- and DDB1-associated protein 1-like, producing MEKGDFLKGLPVYNKNNFSRFHADSVCKASNRRPSVYLPTREYPSEQIIVTEKTNILLRYLHQQWDKKNAAKKREQEPTEGENSAPPRKIARTDSRELNEDS from the exons ATGGAGAAG GGGGATTTCCTGAAGGGACTGCCAGTCTACAACAAGAATAACTTCAGCAGGTTCCATGCAGACTCTGTGTGTAAAGCATCA AACCGTCGACCATCTGTGTATCTTCCAACTCGGGAATATCCATCAGAGCAGA TCATAGTtacagagaagacaaacatCTTGTTGCGATATCTTCATCAACAGTGGGATAAAAAG AATGCAGCAAAAAAGCGAGAGCAGGAACCAACAGAGGGGGAGAATTCAGCGCCACCACGAAAGATAGCCAGGACAGACAGCCGAGAGCTGAATGAGGATTCATAA